ATGATCAAACCCATCTGCAACACCGTCTTGACCTTTCCCCACACATTTGCCTGAATCACAGTACCGCTGCTGGCTGCCAAGATTCTCACAGCACTTACTACAGTATCCCTTGAAACGATGAGCGCTACTAACCACGCAGGTATTTGGGGTATCAATGCGATCATGACTGAACTCACAAAGACTTTGTCTGCGATCTGATCAAGTACCTTTCCACTTTTGGTAATCTGATTCAATCTTCTGGCAAAAAAACCATCCAGATAATCTGTCAAAGCCCCTATCAAAAATATCAGGAAAGACCATTGCCATTTTTCCAAAATTACCAGGACGAATATTGGAATTGTCAAAACAAGTCGTATCAACGTCAAAGTATTTGGCAGATTCATACCAATACTCCCTCCATGTCATATTCAGTTACGCTGGTTATTTGAACCATGTAATAATCTGGAATTCTAATCTTTCTCGTACTATTGATGAACACATTTCCATC
The DNA window shown above is from Thermotoga profunda AZM34c06 and carries:
- the pgsA gene encoding CDP-diacylglycerol--glycerol-3-phosphate 3-phosphatidyltransferase: MNLPNTLTLIRLVLTIPIFVLVILEKWQWSFLIFLIGALTDYLDGFFARRLNQITKSGKVLDQIADKVFVSSVMIALIPQIPAWLVALIVSRDTVVSAVRILAASSGTVIQANVWGKVKTVLQMGLIIFIFFENALGSKIQFMEALFIYSCAFFTFISALIYVLQNKKVLGG